The window AAAGCTGTTGACTCTATGATTCCTATTGGTAGAGGTCAGCGTGAGCTTATAATTGGTGATAGACAGACTGGTAAAACTGCTATTGCTATTGATACGATTATTAACCAGCGTGATAATGATGTAAAATGTGTTTATGTTGCAATTGGACAGAAAGCATCTGATGTTGCGCAAATAAGAGAAAAATTAACTGAATACGGAGCAATGGACTATACAACTATTGTCACTGCTTCTGCAAGTGACCCTGCTCCACTTAGATATTTAGCTCCATATGCAGGTTGTGCTATTGGAGAACATTTTATGTATGAAAATGATGGAGATGTATTAGTTGTTTATGATGACCTATCAAAACACGCTGATGCATATCGTGCTATGTCTTTACTTCTAAGAAGACCACCTGGACGTGAAGCTTATCCTGGTGATGTATTTTATCTACACTCTCGTCTTTTAGAAAGAGCAGCTAAACTCAATGATAAAGAAGGTGGAGGTTCACTGACAGCCCTTCCAATTATTGAAACTAAAGCTGGAGATGTTTCTGCATATATTCCAACAAATGTTATTTCCATAACTGATGGACAGATTTACTTAGAAAGTGAATTATTCTATTCAGGAGTTAGACCGGCTATTAATGTTGGTATTTCTGTTTCCCGTGTTGGTGGGGATGCTCAGATAAAAGCTATGAAGGATGTTGCCGGTACCTTAAGATTGGATCTTTCTCAATATCGTGAACTTGAAGCCTTTGCTCAATTTGGTTCTGACCTTGATGAATCTACTCAGCAAAAGCTTAACCGTGGTGAGAGAATAGTTGAATCACTAAAACAGGCTGAAAACTCTCCTATGGTAATTCAGGATCAGGTTATCTCTATCTATGCTGTTGTAAATGGTTATTTAGATGATATTCCTGTAGATAATGTAAGTCGTTTTGAAGATGAACTACTTAACTTTATGAACAGTAACTATCCTGAATTAGGAGATAAAATTGTAGAAGTAGGTAAGCTAACAGATGAAATTGAAGAAGAATTAGAAAAAGGAATTGAAGAATTCAAAGAAACATTTAGTGTTAAGAAAAAATCAATTCTTAGTGACCAGGGCGCTGAAGTAGAAGAAGGCGAAGATGAAGAGTTTGAAGAACTGGAAACAGATGAAGAATAAATAGATGTTGAAAGTTAGAGGTGAGTATTTATGGAGACGATGCGAGATATTAAACGCCGCATAAGTAGTGTGCAAAATACTAAAAAAATTACCAGAGCCATGAAAATGGTTGCTGGTGCTAAATTGCGTCGTGCTCAGGAAAAGGCTGAAGATGCCCGTCCTTTTTTCAATAAAACTAGAAAAATATTATTGGATGTGCAACAACATAGTCGAAATACCGACCATGTTTTGCTAAATGAAAGAGAAGGAAATAAGCATCTTTATATTCTAATTACTGGAGACCGCGGTTTATGTGGTGCCTATAATTCAAATGCAATAAATAAATTTAAAAATAGTATAAATGAAGATGAGGAAAATAGTCTTTTAGCTATTGGATCAAATGGTAGAGATTATTTTAAGAAAAGAGACTTTGATATAATATCTGAATATGTTCAGCTTGATGATTATCCTGAATTTAGTTTTGCCCGAAAAATTACAAATGAGATTATATCATTATTTAAAGAAGATATGTTTGATAAAATTAGTTTGATATATACTCATTTTGAAACTGCTTTATCTCAGGAAGTTAAAATGATTCCTCTTCTTCCAGTAAATGCACCGGAAAAAAGAGAAAGAGATGAGGTACAGGTAGAATATCTTTATGAACCATCTGCTGATGAAGTTCTGGATGTTATATTACCTCAATATGTCAATAATGTGCTGTATGCATCACTGTTAGAATCCAAGGCAAGTGAATTTGGAGCAAGAATGACAGCCATGGATTCTGCTACTGATAATGCCAGTGATATGATTGAGGACTTAACCAAAACTTATAACAGAGCTCGTCAGTCTGAAATTACCCAGGAAATAACTGAGATAGTAAGTGGAGCTGAGGCTCTCAAATAA is drawn from Halanaerobiales bacterium and contains these coding sequences:
- the atpA gene encoding F0F1 ATP synthase subunit alpha, with the translated sequence MNLKPEEISSIIKEEIENYESKLETVGVGTVLDIGDGIAHVYGLEDVMSNELLEFPNGVYGMALNLEEDNVGCVLLGSETKIKEGDTVKRTGRVVEVPVGEEMLGRVVNSLGQPLDGKGQINSDTYRPVEYKAPGVIKRQPVETPLQTGLKAVDSMIPIGRGQRELIIGDRQTGKTAIAIDTIINQRDNDVKCVYVAIGQKASDVAQIREKLTEYGAMDYTTIVTASASDPAPLRYLAPYAGCAIGEHFMYENDGDVLVVYDDLSKHADAYRAMSLLLRRPPGREAYPGDVFYLHSRLLERAAKLNDKEGGGSLTALPIIETKAGDVSAYIPTNVISITDGQIYLESELFYSGVRPAINVGISVSRVGGDAQIKAMKDVAGTLRLDLSQYRELEAFAQFGSDLDESTQQKLNRGERIVESLKQAENSPMVIQDQVISIYAVVNGYLDDIPVDNVSRFEDELLNFMNSNYPELGDKIVEVGKLTDEIEEELEKGIEEFKETFSVKKKSILSDQGAEVEEGEDEEFEELETDEE
- the atpG gene encoding ATP synthase F1 subunit gamma, which translates into the protein METMRDIKRRISSVQNTKKITRAMKMVAGAKLRRAQEKAEDARPFFNKTRKILLDVQQHSRNTDHVLLNEREGNKHLYILITGDRGLCGAYNSNAINKFKNSINEDEENSLLAIGSNGRDYFKKRDFDIISEYVQLDDYPEFSFARKITNEIISLFKEDMFDKISLIYTHFETALSQEVKMIPLLPVNAPEKRERDEVQVEYLYEPSADEVLDVILPQYVNNVLYASLLESKASEFGARMTAMDSATDNASDMIEDLTKTYNRARQSEITQEITEIVSGAEALK